The window CAGCATCAGTTCATATGCGGCGACGACATCGTACTCGTGGACGTCATGGGAGCCATTTCtgccaaggaggaggagaaatCAGACGAAGCCGATCGCGTTTGTGCTGATCACCGTGGAAGACGAGAAGCTACCGACGTTGCGTTGATGAGAGGCTGATACATCCACCAAACGTAGCTCTCGAACACCAACACGTCGACCGCCGCCCAGTGCTGGCTGTGTTCTGTGATGGAGTCCAGCTTCACCTGCCTTCTCTGAACTGTGTGCTTCGTGGCGTGATCAGAGTTCGATTCCACTAGAAACGGAGCCCAGTAGAACTCGATCGATGCATTGAACTCCTGCCCACCAGCGTAAACATGAAGAACAAGCAATCACGGTAGCGATCGACATGGACTAGCTTGTACCTCCGCCACAAAAACCTTCCTTGGGGGATCCTTGTGGATGAACCGTTTGCCGTCGGGGACTGCAGGTTGGAGGAGGCACACCATGGACTCCCACTGCGTCCTCTGTATCGAGTCGCCGACGAACATGAGTCTCTTGTTCCTCAGCCTCTCCAGCAACTTCAAAGCATCGAACCTTGCAATGGCGCATGGGGATGCGATGAGATCTATGGAACGAAGTTTAGCAGACTATGAGGGCGGGAGCGGGTCAAACCTTGGCAGATCACATGCGTCCGGTTTCCACCGCCACTTCTGGTAGAGGGAGTCCGGGCGCCCGTTCCTCCCACAGGTCACTTGCCTGGTCAAGTAGGGGCAGCTCTCCTCGGTGTAGAGAGGGCGAGAGTTGTGCTCATCCAACACCCACCTCCCTTGGAAGAGATTGCATCCTTGTTCGAGTACGTCAGCAGGGTCTCCATGAGTTGTCGAGAAATAGATTTTAGTCAGGAAAGAAAACTCTACGATCGTTCGCAGTGTGCCGACGACCAGAATCGACGCCGAGACGAAGAGGAAGAGAGCTAAGAGAGATTGGTTGGAATGTGGCAGCCACATTTAGGAGGGTGAGAaatatggaggaggaggagaagtcaTCTTTGCTTCCCCTTTTCCTTTGTTGGTTCTGTCATCGGATCATGCCTTGCACTTGAAGTGTCCAACAAACATGAATCCAACCACCACAAGAGTAAGCTGAAAGACATGGTTCTTGTTGCTTGTGGAGATGGAAATCCAAGAGAAGGATCGCTCCTTCCCCTAATGCTACGCGGAAGCGGTAGCGTGCAGCGCACGTTTTGACCGAGAGAAAGCGCGGCATGCGTTTCCACTCCAAAAACTTGGCTGCCACAGTCGCTGATCACACTGATTCCAAGTCAAACGGAAGTCAACCCTGTAAAGTCAAAGTCGGCAAAGTGCATTTCCGAGTGATTTCTTGGTCCAAGATTTGGAATTCGCCTGCCTGGAACTGTTTCTTGAATATGCAGAGTTTGTAGATGTTTGATGTGTAGAAGATGTTGTAGAACAACATGCGTGCTTCTCTCCTCTCGTTCCTCTTCTTCTGCTCCTCTCTCTATTGCGCCAAAGCAGCTAGCGTTTACATTGGTGCGCTGGTAAACACCGAGTCTCGCGTCGGGAGAGAGAAGAAGGTGGCAATTGAGATTGCAGCCCGACACTACAACTCTTCTTCTTCATCGCTTCTTCTAAGTGTCAGAGAGTTTAGCAGCAGCGCCGACCCCCTCGAAATATACACGAAAGGTGATTCATTTCTTCTTTTAATGGCAAGAGAATCTATTGCTGATACCATGCATACATCTGTGGTGGTGCAGCTCAAGATCTCATGAACTGGGGAGCAGAAGCAATCATCGGTGCGGGGACATGGCCGGAGGTCGCGGTCTTGGCAAGACTTGGCAGCACTGCAAGAATTCCAGTAATCTCTCTCGCCACGACACCAACCCCCTTGTCACCGATGCCTTTCTTGGTTCGGATGTCGTATCCGAACTCCGGCGAGGCGCGCTGCCTCTCTGACGTCGTGAGATCATACAACTGGAGGAGAGTCATAGTACTGTACGAAGATGATAGCTATGGCAGCATATCTGGAGTCCTCCCTCTCCTTTCTGATGCGCTTCGAGCCGGTGGTTCTCGGGTCGACCACCATATAGCATTCCCACCATGGCACACGGTCTCCGATGACGACGCAGCGGACACAGTTCGCCAGAAGCTGAAGCACGTCCCTCCACAGCTATCGAAGGTGTTCATCGTCCTGCGATCCTCACCAGAGCTGGCCGTCCATCTGTTCAAGGAGGCAAAGCTGCTGGGGATGATGGCAAAGGGTCACGTATGGATTGTGAATGACGACATCACCGCCCTCCTCGACTCCACCGATCTcagctcctccttcatctcttcttACATGCAAGGTGTGATAGGAATCAGTACCTACGTCAACACGACCACCAGCTTCTTCCACGACTTCTCTTCGGAATTCCAGCAAAGATTCGACCAAGAGTACGGAACAAAGGGTAAGCAACCGGGGATGCATGCGGTCCGAGCGTACGACGCGGTGCATGTTCTGGCTCATGCGGCAGCAGAAAGGGCCGAGAACAGAAGCAGCATCGCGTTGTTGGAAGGTGTCCTACTGGGCAATTTTTCTGGGTTGAGTGGCTCCATAAGCTTCACAAGAGAGGGGAGCTTGCCTGAGGACGGGAGACGAAACTCGGCTTTCCGTGTCCTAAACGTAGTAGGAAGGAGTTACAGGGAGCTAGGGTTTTGGTCAGAGGGATATGGTTTCTTCGAGGAGGAGACGGAGATGGGGCATGGGAGGCCGGTGGTGGATGTCCTGCGTCCGGTGTTCTGGCCAGGAGGCGCGGAGAGGACCCCAGGTGGGTGGGGCATGCTAAGGATCGGAGTACCCAATCACACGACCTTCGATCAATTCGTGAAGGTGGAATACGATGACAGTACTGGGAAGGTGAAGGGGGTAACCGGATTCTGCATTGACGTCTTTCGGGAGATTCTGAAACACTTGAGCTATGATCTGTATTACGAGTTCATACCTTTCGCTGGCTCCTACGATGATCTCGTGAATCGGGTCCCTTTGCAGGTACATAGATGATCTTTCTTCGTAGTTAAGTGTGAGTCGAGCACTGATGATGCATAAAAAAATTTGTTCTAGGTAATCGATGCAGCGGTGGGGGACATAACGATCCTGGCAAAACGGGCAATGGATGTCTCGTTCACTGAGCCGATTCTCTCATCAAGCCTTGCAATGATGGTGCCCTTGAGACCCAACCACACGCCATGGATGCTCATAAAGCCATTCACGAGAGACGTGTGGTTCCTTATCCTTGCCACCCTGATCTACACCGCAGGCGTTTTGTGGTACCTCGAACGCGACAGTAATCCCGAGTTCCACGGCACTTGGTGCGTCCAGCTCGGAGCTGCGCTGTGGCTAATTTTCTCCACCATCTTCTTCGCCCATGGTAAACCGAATCGATCAGGATTTGACATTGTATGTCAAACCAGTGATTTACCTGACCCGTGTCATGTTTCCTTTTCTTAATCATCAAGGAAGGATCCACAGCTACTACACGAAAACGGTGATGGTTGTGTGGCTGCTTGTGGTCTTCATCTTGACATCCAGCTTCACAGCGAACCTCAGCTCCATACTAGTTACTGAGAAACTTGGAGCGGTGCCACCAGGAAGTAGGGTTGGCTATGATGGCAGCGCCTTTCTTCTCAAGTACGTGAAGGATGTGTTAGGCTACAAGGAAAGAAACATTGAGTGGATTAGATCACCAGAAGCCTTCAGCGAGGCCTTTAAGAGTAACAAGATATCAGCTGCCTACCTTGAGACGCCTTATATCAGGGTGTTCCTCTCCCGGTACAAGGATTTCACGGTCAGTGGGGAGACACACAGGCTGGGCGGCTTTGGCTTTGTGAGTCTCATCTTATCTATCCCTGCCTGGAATACGAAAAATACTTCATTGCCCTGCTAATAAATTTTTTTCACAAAAATGTTCAAATTTAGCATGCAATTGCACATAAATATGCAACTTAATTTTCTTATCCTACctgcacacacacatatatacgatGTCAACCCTACAAATAAATCTATGCATTAAAATTGCTTACACGAGCATGTATATCATCTAATTTCTTGAGCAGGCATTTCCAGACTCTTTTGCACTCGTGAATTACTCAACCGAGTACACTATTAACATTATGTTTACTTTTCCTCTTACTCAGGTGTTCCCCAAAGATTCTCCTCTGGCTGCTGACTTCTCCCAAGTCATACTGCAACTAGCAGAGAACGGGGCACTAAATAACCTAGAAAAGAAGTGGTTTTCGGTCGCCTTGTCCAGCTCTCCAACCCCAGACAACGACAGGAAAAAGGAGAGCCTAAGCTTGGACAGCTTTTGGGCACTCTTCCTGTTCACTGGTTGCACCTCGACCATTATCTTATTGGTCTTCAGTGCCCACTCATTTCTTCTGACTAGGgccagagcagcagcagcagtatccTTTGAGCCCCTAAGACAGAGTTTTAAGAAGGTTTGGACAGCAACTGCAAAACTCAATgaaaaaagagagttttaagaagGTTTGGACAGCAACTGCAAAACTCATTGAAAAAAGAGAGAGTCCTAAACCCTCTGAGCAACAAGGGAGCGGTATGAACAGTCCATGAGGATGAAGGCAACTCTGCAGGACTCCATGTACCCGATGACACTGATGACAACTGCAGACAATGATGTATCAATATGAAAAAAGAGAGGTTCAAAAGAAATTATAGTGATAAAAACAAAATTTGTACCTTAAAGAGATAAACTATCTGTTACTAGAACTAGCATAAAGTTGTAGTATCCTTACCAACAAGAGGTGACTGAAGAAGATATTGTTAAATCAGTCAAAATGAAAGACATCAAAGGTGTCTTCTTTCTACATGCACCCACTGCGATGGGAAAAACCCAAAGAAGTTGGTAGATTGCAAAGTCTAAAGTTAGATACATATTCAAGGTTATCAAGAAAGATAAAATGAAACTAAAGCTTTGCAAGATAAATATGACtaccaagaaaaagaaataagaaatTACATTTAAAGAACACAtattatttataagaaaaaaattgtCTTTGATAACCTAACATAACACCATAACCATATCAGGACTCAGATAACAGATAAGCTCAAAAGTTGAATCTAGAGACTCCCTACAACATCAACTAAAAATAatgaagaaaatattaaaaaattacgaCAACCCCTACCAGGCAACCACTAGAACTTTGGTGAGGAAGCCTGATCATCCTTTTCCTTTCTAACTTGACCAGGACTGAATAAAGAAAACTTCAGTAGTTTCATAACGACGTCATGTATACACTAGCTGACAACTCTCTTGTCTTCTAAATTAAACAAAGCTGTCTTGTTTAACACAATCAAATGATTTTTGTATCGGACATCAACTTTCACGATCTCATTTTTCAGGTTATATTAATATTTCCATCACAAGTGGAGAATTTCTCCACTGAATAGAAGATAGGTCAGAATGCATCATTCAGGCCTAACAGTACAATAGAAAAATTCACAGAACCTTTAAGATAAGCAACTCACCAAGCTTTCACTTCCCAACACTGATACCTTATCAGTGCCTCATTCACAGTCTTAATACTAAATTTGCATTTGCTGTATCTTCTCATCTACATAAGCAACAATAAGATTGACAATACGATCATCTTATATTTTGAGACAATAAGCTGAATAATTTTCAGAGCCCTTTTTCTATAGTAGCATTAGCACATAGTTAGATCGTAATCAAAGGCATGTCCTCATGTGCAGGCATCTATCTTATCGCCCTCTCACATATTTTTATGGCATATTGCTTCCAATGGACATCTGGAAAAATATCATAGACTCGGTATGTAGATTCTTGATGAAAGTATCAAGCGCTCTTTTAAGGGGATTCATCATTTGAGGAGAAGTAGACTACTCAAAAATCTAATGCCCATGATAGGTAATATGAAATTCTGGCACATGTCTTGCATTTAAGAGACAACAATCAAACAAGAACATATGTCACACAAAGATTGATTCGACAATAACAAAAAAGAAGAGTTTAACTGACTATGGAACAGCTAAAGTAGTCCTTCTAGAAAGAACCTTCATAACGAGACTCTGCCTGGCCAAGAATCATAACGTTGAAGTAGCGCATGTTTCTTCTCATGGAGATGCATTGATCCCAAGTGCTGCAACAAAAGAAACCAAGATGAAGTCAACAAGGAGGACAAAAACCATGACACTCCAAATAGACAATGTATCAACAACATGTCGTGTTTTGAATCCCAAATAACATCAATGGCTGACTACGTAGAACAATCCGCCCATAACACTATCGCATAGGAATCGACGAAAACGAGGAGGAGAACCACCTGGTTCGCTGACGTTTCCCGTTCGAACGAAGCGTcaagagagaaagaaaaggaaaataaatcaGATCTTCGATCGAAATCCCGTGGAAGAAGGGGACCGGAACCCTATATTAGGGAGACGGAATCTCGGGGGATGAAGGAGACCGTAAGAAGCACcaagaaaggaagagagaaaaggaaaagaaattagaTCTTCGATCGAAATCTCAGGGGAAGAAGGGGACCATAACATATATCAGGGAGACGAGAAGAAGCACCCCCGGAGGAAGATTGCTGGTCGTCATGCCCGATCCAGATTAGGTCTTTGCGTCGTTTCTTGGAGTCGGAGACGAAGAAGAAATAAGGGTCGGACAACGACGACGAGAACAGAGTGAGCTCAGACGATAATATATATACACTAAAATATACAAAAtaaaattcaaaatataaatattcttGTAATTAATCTCCATTGAGTTACTATAAGATTGCTATAAACAGTCATATCTTAATCGATATTAATACACCTTAAAATTTTCTTATAGTGATAAGAATTTtcaaatttattaaaatattctTTAAACAATTATAATTATCTCATATGTAATCATCTTTGAGTTGAGTTTTCAGCATAAGCAGAGgatctgaatatatatatatatatatatatatatatatatatatgaacttttACAAGAATATTATTAGGTAGAACGTCATTTTTAGCTATCAACAAAAGATTCATTAATAACTATGACGACACGTGAAAGTAAGAACTTTGAGTAGAGCAGGATACATATGACTTACCACTGAGGGCAGGATACCTTCATTTTCCTTCTTTTGTATGTCTAATGTAGAGGAAGATTCCAATAGATAGACATTTATATATCAAAGAATTTGTGCATCAAAACACTTGTATGGTTAATTAGCTTGATGATTCTACAACATCTAAGAGAGAGCAACCACCCTTAGCATCAGATTTGCCAGTGTTTCTCTGCAAACAAAAAaaagcttttgtttcctttcagtaAACAAAGATTGGTTTCTATCATTGCGTTCTTATTTGATTGAACAATGTAGGCAAATATCTACAGTACATTGTGAGTTACAGATCCAGCACCATGATCTGAATATTAAAATGcttagggagagagagagagagagagagcaacacaGCCCTGGGTACTATATTTACACCGGAAGAATTGCTGATTTACACACACATTTTGTAAATTATTCAGCATGCTGACAGCTGAACTAAAAAGCATTTTATCCACACTTAAATCAGGTTGGAATGTTCGGTCGGTTTAGTTGTCTGTCATCGGCATCCTCATTGGTGCCCGGCTGCTTgatgagataaaaaaatatatgaacaaATTAATGAGTGAAACATAtgtaaaagagaaacaaaaaatgaGTTGGACCTGGTGAATTGTGCTTGCCTTCTCCGAGACTGCAAAACATTGGCAGTGTTACATTGATGTAGCCTGTGGTTGAAGACTTATCTTTGACATTGAAGTACATCTCAGATTATATGACTGCAGAGAGCAACAGAACAGCATCATGAACAATGTCTTTATTAGTAGAATTAGAGTTCCTGTGATTCGAGAACATGCACCCTGGATTAATCATGGATTTTTAACACTTGATTATAGGACTTTATGCTTGGATGCAGTATTGATCACACGGATTCTTGTAATTTGTAAAAGCCCATCATTAGTTTTGGGGATATAAGAAATCAATCTTTCACATAGATTTGCAATAGAAATTAACCTAGAAGTGGCAATATAGCTAATTTCATGAGATTCAGTTTGAAACTTAGGCCTCTATTGTGCAGATGATGCTAGCTAATTTGCATGTCATGGATAATGCAAGGCAATTTTGTTACAAAGAAGAAATgctgtatgaaatattttatcaatAGCAAGTCCAATTTAACTACCAATATCACTCATGAAGCTGAAGTCTTTCTAAATCATGATTCAGACCCACCTTGTTCCTGATTTGACAAAGCAATTCTCCCCATAAGTCGACTTCTTTGTTACTGGCACCTTCTCTCAGATTTTTCTGCTTATTTGGCTTCTGCTGATCTTGCTGCAGATATAATTTACAAAAAATGAGGAAACGGCAGGTATAGCATATATCAAAATATAACCATCTGCGATATGTGAAAGCACTGCAAATGTTAAATATGTCATTACTGTTTTGTTAGAGTATGACATCATCAGGTCAGAATCACATGGTTGTCTTGGTGCACTCTGATCTTGTTGATGAGGAGAAAAAGATGTAGGAGTTTGTAGACCATTTAGATAATTGGTGTTGTCAGTGAAGTTAGCAGCCTCATCTCCTCCTGAAGTAATTGATGGCTTTGATATCCTCCACTTCATTGGAGGAAGTGGTGGAGGTGGTGGCAGATGGCCATTTGTTTTCATCTGAACACTTGCTGGTTCATCTGATGAAGAATCATGCCTTCTTTGTTGATTCCCTAAGGATACAGCAGAACCTCGAACAGGAAGCTTCAAAGTTGCTACATCTTGAAATGTACCTTCAGTGTTCCCAACACCATAACGACCCAATCCACTTTCCAAATCCATCATGGATTGGTTCACTTTCTCTAATTTCATATAGCCAGAAAAAGAGGCATTCAACATTGAAATTCTAGGTGAGACATCACATAACTCATGGTCTTCACATTCACTTCTCTCATCTTTATCCCACAGCTCAGAATTAGCGTCTGTGAGAGGGCTAAAGAGATCCTCTGAGGAAGGACATGATATACAAAATGTATCGTCATCTGACTCTGAACCATTATCTGGTGATGAATCAACTGGGCCCTGAATCAATTGAAATGCTGGAAAGATGGAGTCCTCACTGGTCTCGGGGAGACTGCCATTGAGAACTTTAAGTTTCATTTTGGAGGTTTCCAGGCCATTCATAGGCTGAAAAGAGATTTTCATATGTTCAAGAGGTGGAGAAGACTGTTCCGGTAAATATGAAGTTGAAGAGGTTGACCTTTCCAAAGACTCACCATCAAACTGCTTTTTGATGCCCTGTCCAAAGAATGCCAGAGAAGCTGCTTCACTTGGTGCTTTCATGCGGTTATTTAGGCGTGAAATATCCTCTGATTTCCTTTTATCGCCAGAAGGTACAGAACCATCAGTATTGGCAATTGATCCCTTTGTTTCAAGTGAGTTCGCAAGAAACCTTTGTCCAGGTTCAGAAAAACCTGATGAGATACCCTTTGTACTTTGGTTATATGCATGATACTGTGACTTAGTTTTATAGACAACAGACAAAGGAACACCATCTACAACAGCACTGTTTTTGGTTGTAACAGGTCTGTTGGAGCTTACATTGGTGACAATTGAGTGATTTTCTCGACCCATATCACATACTCCTAATGAAAGGGATCGTGCAGGGACTTGTGACTTCTGCTTGACATCCTTGTCATATTGTTGATTCCTATGGCAAGATGAAGGATATTTGGAGGAATCATTCAATTGAACTAAATCATTAGTTCTGGCTGGAAACCGATTAACACTTGAATTGCTCTGGACCAAGGACCTTGAAACAGGAGATTCTCCATCAATTTTCTGCGCAGATTTGGAAGCTCTTGATATAGATTCACTGAATGAAAATATTGCATCTGATGTGGTCGATGATCCATTAATGCGCTTCGAAGTCTTCAAAATGTTATTTGGTAAATTAGATGAGCAATTCCTATAACCAGATGTAACATCTACACTAGAATTATTCATCACCCCAAGAAACAAAGGTTTTGAAGCCCCAACTCCAAAAAGACCACCATTTGCCCAAAGTTGGATGGAAGGTGCACAAGCTACAGATGTCTTGGGTCTACTTTTGTCTGCCATCATAATTTGTGAATCAGCAATGTCTGACTCAGGTAAGTGACTGTTTCTGTTGCCTTCATCAATTTTCCCTTCTGAATTATCATGAATATTATTTCCAAAGGAATACTCATGATTTGGAGAAGAGTCAACAGTTTCTTGAGGAGGCGGCATATGACCTGAGCTGCCTGAAGGCTTTAATACCATAAACATTAAAGATGAATCTTGCTTCAAAGAACTTTGTGATGCATTAGGAAGTTTGACCATAGAAGGGTTCGGTGCAGCTCTGTCCTGTTTCCTTATATTTCCGGGTTGCATTCCTTGAGAACCAAAGTCACATGGTGGATTCACTTCCCATTTTGTTTGGCACTCAACTTCTTTCTCCGCATCAGACTCCAAGGTATTGCGTGCATCCGCATGGTTTTCTGCTTCACTAGTGACTTCATCCATGCAGTTTGCACCAGATAATGATACCCGTACTTTACCAGTATCCAGCAAGATGTCTGCTTGACTGAATGCTCCAGCTTTAGTATGGTTCTGATTTTGTGGTTCAGAGTCCACTTGCAGAGACTCTGAATCTTGAACTGGATTAATAAGAGTGACATCACATGACACAGAATTCCTAGGTTTAACTATttcagttttttcatcccatgtaaCAGAATATGATCTGACAGCACTAGACCTATGCAGTGAACCTTGATTAGAACTATCACCCAATCTCCCTTTTGAAATGTCATGTGAACCATTTGCATTCAGATCACTATGATTGCACAGAATCTCAGATTCTGACACTTCATTGTCTTTCAACCCACCAGGCACTGCTGAATTATTTACATCTAATGTTTGTTCCCTGACCCTGGAACCAAAAGATGGAGATCTACTAGAAAATTCAGAATTTAGTCCTGCATCATGTACTGATGCATCCTCAGTTGTAAAGCTTTGCCCATCAATGCTGGGGGATGCAAACCTTGTGCTGCGACAAGCATAACAAAGTTCAGGAACACAAATGTTTCATGTTAGTCCCATAGTCCATGATAAAGAACCAGAAATGTTAGCTTAAGAAATAGAAAACCAAATCAAAGAGACAATACCTGCTATTTTTGCAGGATATGTAGGCTTCACGTTGAACTTCTCCAATTCTAGGTTGTGATCCTTTCCTCTGAACATAAATATATcatgcaagatcttaagatcaagcATAGAAATTTTTGGTTATTGCATAAGCAAGTCTAAAGATTTGGTGGGTGAATTTCAGTAGTTTCTAATTAGATGCAACTTTAAGAGTACATGTGCACAACAGgtaaaatctcaagttgtcataACTTTATGGTCTGAGTTATTTCTAATAATCTTTGTGCATATTGGTAAATACCGTGCTGACCTAAACAAGCCTAGTTAGATAAGGATTCTAAACCAAGTTACATACCATGCTGACCTAAACAAGCCTAGTTAGATAGGAGGAGCACAGCTAGTCTATAAATATAGATCCCTGTTCTCTATCTCTCCACTCACTGAAAGGCAATAGAGGATCCCCAAAGGTCTCTTGTTGCCAATAGAGTAAGGAGAAAGAAGTGCAGTGAATCAGCTCAGTCTCATGTGGATTAAGGATTGTTTAGTTGTAGGTCTGACACACATGAAGCACAGGGCAACAATACAATGGCACAAGGTATGCCTATTGTTCATTGGCTTTACATAACTACCAGAATATAGATTCTAAAAGTAATTTCATGGGGGTAAAAGTATTTTAGTGTTTTCGGCCCATGAACTAACGGTGGTTATGGCCAGTTAAGAAAGGAACTCTCCTTATGTTTCAGAGACAAGGACTTTGGCTCCAATGAGCAAATCATGTAATGAAAACCAAACATAACCAATTAAGAATAATAAAATCACTTCCTAACTAAAATATCAGAGGACAGATTTTTACATCAACTGCCCAGATGATGGCACTTTATTTAAGCTGTGGTTCATGACTCCTAGTTCTTACCAGTTACATTCTGTGCCCAGCTACCGCCATATTGACTCCAGCTGTATGTGTTGATTGACTATATCATTCATTATCAAGTTAATTATACATTTCAAAAGTTTCATCCTATCTAATCACCATTTAAAGCCCTTTTACCGGTTGATATAATAGGAAATAGACACCTGAAATTTAAAAGAAACAAGCACCTGGATTTTCTGAACTTTTTCTCTTTGTAGACCTTCAGCTTTTTCTGTTTCTGATGCAGCCCATGCCCTCCTAAAATACGATGGATCTGAATATCTCTTCAGACAAGCTCCAGTACCATGATGATCAAATCTGAATAGCGGGAGATACTTTTAGTTTATTGACAACAAAGCAGAGAAATTATCAGAACACATAATTCAATCATTGCCAAACATAACATACTTGTCAAGCAAGTACAACTGTGGTGGCTCACGACATTCTTCATACGATTCAATCATAAAATATGGCAACTCACTGGGCACAAGTTGGCTTTTCTCATCTTGAAGACGGGCATGCCATTTGGAACCTGAAATCTGATAATTTAGTATGGAGAAAGACATCTTATAACTATAAGTTATTTTGAGTACCCTGATGCTAAAGAACTCTATAACTGTATTTAGCGCTTTTGCacctgaatttaaaatttttatagtatGCATGGATAAAATATGTCAATAGAATGATACCTGCAACATATGCAAAATGTATATGGCTTCTCTGTCCTTTAACAGCCTTCTCAACGAATGGAAGTGCAAATTCTATATTCTGTATTCTTGTAGATATTTTACGCCCTCTTGCAGCTGTAGCTGTTACTTGTTCAtgcaagtcatggaagacatctgCAGCAAATCTATTATATTTCCAGGTTCATCTCAGTAGAGGCATgtagaaaatattcaaaatatagtgCACAGAATATCATGAGAAAAAtcagaaaaaggaaaaattatGTAAATCAATACCATCCAAAGGAAGCAGAAATAACAATAAGAATAACTGACATAACGAAAcaactataataaaaaataaagaaattggAAGATCAAGTTAGTTAAAACTGAGAA of the Musa acuminata AAA Group cultivar baxijiao chromosome BXJ3-2, Cavendish_Baxijiao_AAA, whole genome shotgun sequence genome contains:
- the LOC103975464 gene encoding protein trichome birefringence-like 31 — protein: MWLPHSNQSLLALFLFVSASILVVGTLRTIVEFSFLTKIYFSTTHGDPADVLEQGCNLFQGRWVLDEHNSRPLYTEESCPYLTRQVTCGRNGRPDSLYQKWRWKPDACDLPRFDALKLLERLRNKRLMFVGDSIQRTQWESMVCLLQPAVPDGKRFIHKDPPRKVFVAEEFNASIEFYWAPFLVESNSDHATKHTVQRRQVKLDSITEHSQHWAAVDVLVFESYVWWMYQPLINATNGSHDVHEYDVVAAYELMLRTWAKWIDSAMNPDTQKAYFMSLSPTHLWSWEWRNGSNGNCFNESYPIQRPFWGAGSSLDVMRAVAEALQGLKVKVTMLNITQLSEFRMDAHTSVYTERRGKLITGELRLNPEMYADCIHWCLPGVPDTWNEILYTYLIHGGH
- the LOC135630795 gene encoding glutamate receptor 2.7-like — its product is MRASLLSFLFFCSSLYCAKAASVYIGALVNTESRVGREKKVAIEIAARHYNSSSSSLLLSVREFSSSADPLEIYTKAQDLMNWGAEAIIGAGTWPEVAVLARLGSTARIPVISLATTPTPLSPMPFLVRMSYPNSGEARCLSDVVRSYNWRRVIVLYEDDSYGSISGVLPLLSDALRAGGSRVDHHIAFPPWHTVSDDDAADTVRQKLKHVPPQLSKVFIVLRSSPELAVHLFKEAKLLGMMAKGHVWIVNDDITALLDSTDLSSSFISSYMQGVIGISTYVNTTTSFFHDFSSEFQQRFDQEYGTKGKQPGMHAVRAYDAVHVLAHAAAERAENRSSIALLEGVLLGNFSGLSGSISFTREGSLPEDGRRNSAFRVLNVVGRSYRELGFWSEGYGFFEEETEMGHGRPVVDVLRPVFWPGGAERTPGGWGMLRIGVPNHTTFDQFVKVEYDDSTGKVKGVTGFCIDVFREILKHLSYDLYYEFIPFAGSYDDLVNRVPLQVIDAAVGDITILAKRAMDVSFTEPILSSSLAMMVPLRPNHTPWMLIKPFTRDVWFLILATLIYTAGVLWYLERDSNPEFHGTWCVQLGAALWLIFSTIFFAHGRIHSYYTKTVMVVWLLVVFILTSSFTANLSSILVTEKLGAVPPGSRVGYDGSAFLLKYVKDVLGYKERNIEWIRSPEAFSEAFKSNKISAAYLETPYIRVFLSRYKDFTVSGETHRLGGFGFVFPKDSPLAADFSQVILQLAENGALNNLEKKWFSVALSSSPTPDNDRKKESLSLDSFWALFLFTGCTSTIILLVFSAHSFLLTRARAAAAVSFEPLRQSFKKVWTATAKLNEKREF